The Bacillus carboniphilus genome has a segment encoding these proteins:
- a CDS encoding MBOAT family protein: protein MIFNSFEFIFLFLPTAFVLYFLLLKLNVTISKWWLLLASLFFYSWWNPKYLPLILVSMLVNYVIGRTLTSERVTLLRKSILTIGILFNVGLLGFFKYFDFFIYNVNAFFKTNFPLLELLLPLAISFYTFQQIAYLVDSYRRETKEYSLLHYGIFVTFFPQLIAGPIVHHKEVIPQYNKPENQRINYKNISLGLFIFAIGLFKKVAIADTFAVWANKGFGMTETLTFVDSWATSLAYTFQLYFDFSGYSDMAIGAALLFNITLPVNFNSPYKALDIQDFWRRWHITLSGFLTRYIYIPLGGNRKGTTRTYVNIFIIFFISGIWHGAGWTFILWGSLHGIAMIIARLWKKTGFRLYKWLAWFITFQFVNATWVFFRAPSFGEAIRVLKAMVGLNGFKLPEEFRNYIPTFDFQYYAFPLDESLTFIFGSLLIGMALVFLGKNSIELTKNMKPNLWNALFASALLLYCFTQLQEVSEFLYFNF, encoded by the coding sequence ATGATTTTTAATTCATTTGAATTTATTTTTCTATTCCTTCCAACCGCATTTGTATTGTACTTTTTACTACTGAAACTAAATGTGACGATTTCGAAATGGTGGCTACTCTTGGCCTCTTTATTTTTTTATAGTTGGTGGAATCCAAAGTACTTACCCCTTATCCTAGTGTCGATGTTAGTGAACTATGTGATTGGTCGTACATTAACTAGTGAGCGGGTTACTCTATTAAGGAAATCAATCCTGACAATAGGAATCCTTTTTAATGTAGGACTCCTAGGCTTTTTTAAGTACTTTGATTTTTTTATCTATAATGTCAATGCGTTCTTTAAAACGAACTTCCCATTATTAGAGTTATTACTACCATTAGCGATTAGTTTCTATACGTTCCAACAGATTGCTTACTTGGTTGACTCCTATCGAAGAGAAACCAAAGAGTATAGTTTGCTTCACTACGGGATATTTGTGACGTTCTTTCCGCAGTTGATTGCAGGACCGATTGTGCATCATAAGGAAGTCATTCCACAATACAATAAACCTGAAAATCAACGGATTAACTACAAGAATATTTCTTTAGGCTTATTTATATTTGCCATTGGGCTTTTTAAAAAAGTAGCCATCGCAGATACGTTTGCCGTGTGGGCGAATAAAGGATTTGGGATGACGGAAACCTTAACTTTCGTCGACTCTTGGGCTACTTCACTGGCCTACACATTTCAATTATATTTTGATTTTAGTGGGTATTCCGATATGGCAATTGGAGCAGCCTTATTATTTAATATCACATTGCCGGTAAACTTTAATTCTCCTTACAAAGCATTAGACATTCAAGATTTTTGGAGACGTTGGCATATTACGTTATCGGGGTTCCTAACTAGATATATATACATTCCGTTAGGGGGAAACCGTAAAGGTACAACCCGTACGTATGTGAACATTTTTATCATTTTCTTTATCAGTGGTATCTGGCATGGAGCTGGCTGGACCTTTATTTTATGGGGAAGTCTTCATGGTATCGCTATGATCATAGCTCGCTTATGGAAAAAGACAGGGTTTCGATTATATAAATGGTTAGCGTGGTTTATTACGTTCCAATTTGTAAATGCAACTTGGGTGTTTTTTAGAGCACCATCCTTTGGTGAAGCAATCCGAGTTTTGAAAGCCATGGTTGGTTTGAATGGTTTCAAACTCCCTGAAGAATTTAGGAACTACATTCCTACTTTTGATTTTCAATACTATGCTTTTCCACTAGACGAAAGCCTAACCTTTATATTTGGATCACTTTTAATTGGAATGGCTCTAGTCTTTTTAGGGAAAAATTCAATCGAACTCACGAAAAATATGAAACCGAATCTATGGAACGCTCTTTTTGCCTCGGCCTTGCTACTCTACTGTTTCACACAATTACAAGAGGTATCGGAGTTTCTTTACTTTAATTTCTAA